In the Vibrio gigantis genome, one interval contains:
- the glnB gene encoding nitrogen regulatory protein P-II — translation MKKIEAIIKPFKLDDVREALAEVGITGMTVSEVKGFGRQKGHTELYRGAEYMVDFLPKVKLEIVVTDEVADQCVDTIIETAQTGKIGDGKIFITDVERVVRIRTGEEDEDAV, via the coding sequence ATCAAGCCATTCAAACTTGATGATGTACGTGAAGCACTTGCAGAAGTGGGCATTACGGGTATGACAGTATCCGAAGTTAAAGGCTTTGGACGTCAGAAAGGTCATACTGAGCTATACCGTGGCGCAGAGTACATGGTCGACTTTTTACCTAAAGTGAAATTGGAAATTGTTGTGACCGACGAAGTAGCTGACCAATGTGTTGATACCATCATAGAGACGGCTCAAACAGGTAAAATTGGCGACGGTAAGATCTTTATTACTGACGTTGAACGTGTGGTACGTATTCGTACTGGCGAAGAAGACGAAGACGCCGTATAA